CTCGTCGAGCTTGACCATTATGTAGGGATATTTTTTATCGTCTTTAAGGCGTATGTTGTATTTCGGCTTATGCCGTTTGATAAGCGTATTTTCGAGCAGGAGCGCCTCGACCTCGGAGTCGGTTATGATGTACTCCATATCGGCGACGCTCCTTACGAGCACCCTGGTCTTGGGGTCCAGGTCGGCCTTCCGGAAATATGAGGACACCCGTTTCCGGAGCGAGCCCGCCTTGCCTATGTAGATGATCCCGCCCGCGTCGTCTTTCATCAGATATACGCCGGGCTGAAGGGGGAATCGGGCGAGCTTAAGCTGGAGCTTCGTCTCCGGTTGTTTCATCGCCGTACTGCAGTTTCCTTATTTTTTCCATATACCGGATCGTGAGTTCGTTTCCAGGGTTCGCCTGCAGGGCCCGCTCGAACATGTCCATGGATTTTTCATACTCCCTCCGGCGCGCATAAATCACGCCCAGGTTGAAATAGCTGCCGAAACCTTCCGGCTTGAGGAAGGTAAGCGTGGTGAAAAGCGCCGCCGCGTCGTCCAGCCTGCCCTCCTTGAGGAGCGTGACCCCGAATTTGAATATATCACCGAGTGTGTCCTTGTTCTCCATCTCCTCCGGGATTTTTTGCTTTTCCCCAAGGATTTTTTCCCGCTCCTTGAGTTCCCTCATCCCGCCGACAAGGCTGTTGAACGACGTCGCGAGCTCCATGAGTTCCTCGTCCGCGCCGGCGTTGAGGGTTACGTCGAGCTCGCCGGCGGAGGCCTTCTTTATCGATGCCGAAAGCCCCTCGATGAGCAGGGTGAAGTTATGCATAAAAAGATAGCTCGCGCCGAAGACCGCAAGCACCAGTGCGGTGGCGAGCAGCGCGACGATCTTTTTCATCCTGCCGATTTCCGCCGTGTACTCGTCCAGGGCCGCCTGCAGTCCAGCCGAGGAAAAGGAGAACTGCAGCACCACCTCCTTCTTCCCCAGAGAAAAGGGGACGTAGACATTCTGCCAGTACGCTCCTGTAGAAGCGCGGATAAGCGGGTCGACGGCAGGCTCGAAGAGGCCCTTTTTAAGATATCCGGCCTCTCCGTCCTCGCGCACGACGGAATTCCTGGCGATACCCGTTTCGACCGCCGGGTTCTGCCGGATGATTTCGGCGGCGCGAAAGTAGTTCTCGTCCGCGGTCCGGGTAAAGACGATGGCGTGAAGGCAGTCAACATCTTCCCGGCACAGGGACTTGATCTCCCGGGCAAGCTCGGCGGTCTTCGCGGCCTTTCTTTGTCCGAGCGCCCGGGCAAGGCTTTCGCCTCTGTCGAGAAGCAGGCGCCCGTGCCCGCTCACGATCGTCCTTTTGATTATTGAATGGTTGCTGCGGAGCACCTGGTTGAACGCGACCGCGAGGATCAGCACCAGCGCTGAAACGAGCGAAGCGATTACTATCACAAAGCGTTTTGAGATTCCCGCCCGCGTTTTCATTTTCCTCTCTCCTGTGGAATGCTTACGCGAAATACACTGCCGCAGCCCTTGGCGCTTTCCGCCTCGACTGTCCCGCCGTGCAGCTCAATGAAGCGCCTGCATATCACAAGCCCGAGACCGGTGCCGCCTTCTCCCCTTGTGCCCTCCGAGCTGAAGAAGGAATACTTTTCGAAGATGGTCTTAAGCGTGTCGGCCGTCATTCCCGTGCCGGTGTCCCGGACGGTGATGACGATGGCTTTGTCGTCATCCGACCGCTGTGCGCTGACATCGATGACGCCGTTTTCGGTGAATTTGACCGCGTTATTTATGAGGTTGTTGACCACTTGCAGTATCTTCATGCGGTCGATAACCGCGCGCGGGTCGTCGAGAAGGTTGTGGAAATGGATGGCCGTGTTCTTGTCCGAGGCGAGCAGTATGAAATTATTGATGCTTGTGCCGATAAGCTCGGTCAGGTCCGTCTCCTCCGTGGCGAGCCGAATAATCCCCGCCTCGATTTTGGAAATATCCAGCAGTTCGTTTACCAGCGAATAGAGGTTGTCCGCTATCTCGCGGATTATCAGCAGGTAGCTCCGCTGGGTGTCCGAGAGCTGGCCCTTCTTGAGCAGGTAGTTGGTATATCCGCCTATGGACGAGAGGGGCGAGCGAAGATCGTGCGATACCACCGTGAGGAATTCGTCCTTGAGGTCGTTGAGTTTCTTGAGCTCGATCATGTTGCGCTCGTTCTCGCGTTTGAGGAGGACGCGCTCGGCGGCCCTGTAGATGATAAGCTTGAGCGTCTCGGCGTCGACCGGTTTTTGTATGAAATCGTAGGCGCCCAGCTTCATTGCCCGGATCGCGCTCTCGACCGATGCGTAGCCGGTAAGCACCAGCGACAGGGTGTCGATCCGTTCGTTCTTTATGAACTCCATCACCTCGAAGCCGTTTTTATCGGGCATGTTGATGTCGGTGAGAACGATGTCGTAGCGCTCCCCGGCCAGCCTGCGGAGCGCGGTGCCGCCGTCGGAGGCGGTGCCGACCGTATACCCTTCCTTGACGAGGATTCGCTCGAGACGGGAGAGTATCTTTTCCTCGTCGTCGGCGATGAGGATGCTGATCCGGTTTTTTTGCATTGCTGGAGATGGTGTCCGGGTTCGACGGTCAATGAGCGACCGACGGCGACGCTTTTATCTAATAAGGTAGACCGGATTATTGCAAGAAAAATATTCCCGCCGACACGGGGTTTGGCGCCCGCGGACGTTTTTTTTTGATGCGCCCCGCAAGCGCGCTATACTGATACCAGGACGAAGCTCATGAAGATCGAACGTCGATTACCCCGTCTGTGTCATAATATCTTTAGTGTATAGCCCATCCTGATTAATCGACCGGCTAAAGGTGTTTGAACCTGAAATGGCGCCATTACGGCGCCATTTCTTTTTGTGCGCCCGGCGCGGGTCTAACGTCGGGCTCCCCTGTCAGGCTTTTTCGCTGGGAATCGAGCCGATGAGGAGCCCGATGCGTTCACGCCCGCGGGTCCAGTGCCAGTCACTGCGGGCATTGTAATAAAGGTGCCACGTTTTTTTATCCAGCGGCCGTGCGTCCAGCGCATAGACATGACTTTTCTTCCATCCGGCGCCTTCCGGCCTGACCAGCGGTTCCGCGACGGTCTGCTTCCAGTTTATGCCGTCCTTCGAGGTGAAAACGAGTATTGCCGAGCCCGAGTGCCTCGTTTTTTCGTTCCAGTATATTCCGTTTTCGAAACCGGCGAATCCGTCCTCCAGCCGCGCCACCTTGAAGGCGCCGGCGCCGAGGTTGCGCCAGGTATTTTGCGGCGAGGGCGAGATGAGCGGCTCGGGGCGCGGTACGAACGGTCCGGTGGGGCTTTCGCCCTCCGCCACGCCGATGTAGAGCGGCTCGTTGAACCCGCAGTCGGGAATGTAGACCAGCGATGCGCTGTAATACAGAAGATAGCGCTTCCCGTGCCTCACCACGCAGGGATTGCCGACCGATTGGCCGAACTTCGCGTCGCGGTGCCAGGCGAGCGTGGGCCGGAGTATCACAACAGGGTCGCTCCATGTCATGAGATCGTCTGACACCCTGCATTCAATATGCGATTTCCATTTTATCGGAAGCCACGAGAACCACAGAATGTGTTTACGTGTCCGCTCATAATAGAGATAATACCTGTCGCCGTCTCTGAGGATGAAGGGCCGCATCGCGCTCCCGCAGACGAGACCGGGAAGGCGTGTGAACGTTTTGCCGTCGCCGGAGGTGAAGTGGTGTATTCCCATGAGCGAGTGCGCGAACAGATGCCAGGCGCCGTCGGGCGATTCCGCCGGCGTGAGAAAGCTCGGGTCCGCGATGATGGGCGAGGGGAACGGCGGCTCGATGATCGGGTTGCCGTCGTACTCGCGCCACTTGAGCGACTTGAATGCGGATGTTTTCATCACGTCCCCTCCTTATTTACTTTTTCCGGCGATTGCTTTGGCGGGAAGGGCGGACCGCTCCCACTCCCCTGTGAAGTGTTTCTCAGCGTACGGCCGAATTCAAGCCGGGTCAATTAAAAAAACCGCGGGCCGTCCGGGGAATTATTTTCCTTTGTGCTTGCAACATGAATTCACACGGGCGCAGAAATAAAATTCTGGACATTTTTTACGTAACGAGTTAAATGCCCGGTGTCATGAGGGGAAAATGAGCGAATCCAGGTACCGTATTGAAGTCTATTCCACAATAAATGATCATCGTGGCGGGGTTTTAAAAGCGAAACTCGAGCGCCTCGGATGCCGCGTGTCGGCGGTAACGACGACCGACAACTACCTGGTCAACGTCGAGCTTTCGCGCGGAGAGGCCGAATCGGTAGGCCGCATGCTCGCCAACCCCGTAACCCAGGCGTACGCGATCAACGAGCCCTTTGTGCCGGCGCGGTTTCGCCATGCGCTCGAGATCGGCTTTCTTCCCGGCGTCACCGACAACGTCGCGCATACCGTGCGCGAATCGATAGAAGATTTACTGAAGCGGCGGCTCGATCCCGAAACCTCCGTCTTTACCTCGATAAGCTATTTCCTGGACGGCGAGATCGCCCCGGAAGAGGTACGGCGCATCGGTATGGAGTTGTACAATCCGCTCATTCAGCGCATCAAGGCGCTCGACGCGGCCGAATATTCCTTGGCGGGCGGAATGGGGCGGGCGCTTCCCCTGGTGCATATCCATGAGCGTCCCGAGGCGGACGAGGTGAGCTTGGATCTTTCCGAAGGCGAGCTTCGGCGTCTGGGCAGGGAGGGTATTCCCGACGCCGACGGAAGCCGCAGGGGGCCGCTCGCGCTCGACATGCTTTCGCTCGAGGCAATCCGCCGTTATTTCCGCGAGGACGAAAAACGCAACCCGACCGACATCGAGCTCGAATCGATCGCGCAGACCTGGTCCGAGCACTGCAAACATACCATCTTCGCCGCGCGCCTTGACGAGCTCGACGACGGCGTCTTCCGGCGCTTCATCCGCGAAGCCACCATGCGCGTGCGGCGCGAAAAGGGCGCGGACGATTTCTGCGTATCCGTGTTCGAGGACAACTCGGGCGGCATAGAGTTCGACGACGAGTACGTGGTCTCCGACAAGGTCGAGACGCACAACAGCCCCAGCGCCCTGGACCCCTTCGGCGGGGCCATCACCGGTATAGTGGGGGTAAACCGCGACACCATGGGCTTCGGCATGGCCGCCCGGCCCATCGCCAACCGCTACGGCTTCTGCTTCGCCGATCCCTTCGACGAGCGGCCGCTGTACCGCGCGAAGGACGAAGGCTCGAAACTCCTCTCGCCGCGACGAATCATGGAAGGCGTTATCCACGGCGTCAACGTGGGAGGCAACTGCTCGGGCATCCCGACGCCGCAGGGCTTCGTCTATTTCGACGACCGCTACAAGGGCAAGCCCCTTGTGTTCGTGGGCACGATCGGCCTCTTGCCGAAGAAGGTGAACGGCAGGCCCTCGACCGAAAAGAAGGCCATGCCTGGCGATTGCATCGTCATGGCGGGCGGGCGTGTGGGACGCGACGGCATCCACGGCGCGACCTTCTCGTCCGAGGCGCTCAACTCGGGGAGCCCCGCCACGGCCGTACAGATAGGCGACCCCATCACCCAGAAGAAGATGTCCGATGCCATAGTGAAAGAGGCGCGCGAAAAGGACCTGTATCATTCCATTACCGATAACGGGGCCGGGGGCCTTTCGTGCTCGGTCGCCGAAATGGCGAAGGAGGCCGGCGGCTTCGAGGTGGAGCTTGAGAAGGTGCCGCTGAAGTACCCGGGCCTGGCCCCCTGGCAGATATGGGTGAGCGAATCGCAGGAGCGCATGACGCTCGCCGTGCCCCCGGAGAAATGCAACGAGTTCATTACGCTCATGGAGAGCCGCGGCGTGGAGGCCACCATTATCGGCCGCTTCACCGGCTCGCCGCGCGGCATCGTCACCTACAGGGGCAAAAAGGTCTTCGACCTCGACATGGACTTTTTGCACAACGGGCTTCCGCGCAAGAACCTGAAAACGGCGCGGCCGTCAAAACCCGCGATCATCCCTGATTTTCCCGCACCCGCCGACATGACCGGAGCATTCCACGCGATGCTTTCGCGGCTCAATATCGCGGGCTTCGAGTTCATCTCGACGCAGTACGACCACGAGGTGCAGGCCAATTCGGCCATCAAGCCGCTCCATGGCCGCGGCCGCGTCAACGCCCTCGTCTCGGTGATACGGCCGATTCCGGGCTCGAGAAAGGGCGTGGTGCTCTCGCAGGGGCTTTACCCATCGTACAGCGAGATCGACCCCTATCGCATGGCCGCCTGCTCCATCGACACGGCGGTGCGCAACGCCGTGTCGGCGGGCGGAAGCCTGAAGCGGCTTGCGCTCCTCGACAATTTCTGCTGGTGCGATTCGGACAATCCCGAGCGGCTGTGGCAGCTTCGTGAAGCGGCGCAGGCGTGCTACGATTACGCTGTCGCCTACGGCACGCCGTTCATCTCGGGCAAGGACAGCATGTACAACGACTTTCGGGGGTTCGATGAAAACTTCGACCCGGTGAGCATCTCCGTGCCGCCGACACTCCTCGTCTCCTCCATCGGGATCGTCGGCGACGTCATGCTGTGCCAGACCATGGATTTCAAGTTCGACGGCGATTATATCTATGTCATCGGCAATACGTACGATGAAACCGCGGGAAGCGAATACACGGCCATGACGGCCGTAATGAACGACCGCCGCGGCGCGCTGTATGGAAGCGAGGTGCCCCGCGTGGACGCCGCGGCCAATGCGCGGCTGTACGGCGCGTTCGAACGCGCGCTTGCCGGGGGACTCGCGGCCTCGTCGGTGTCGGTGGAGCGCGGCGGGCTTGGCATTGCCATGGCGCGCTCGG
The DNA window shown above is from Spirochaetota bacterium and carries:
- a CDS encoding tetratricopeptide repeat protein; amino-acid sequence: MKTRAGISKRFVIVIASLVSALVLILAVAFNQVLRSNHSIIKRTIVSGHGRLLLDRGESLARALGQRKAAKTAELAREIKSLCREDVDCLHAIVFTRTADENYFRAAEIIRQNPAVETGIARNSVVREDGEAGYLKKGLFEPAVDPLIRASTGAYWQNVYVPFSLGKKEVVLQFSFSSAGLQAALDEYTAEIGRMKKIVALLATALVLAVFGASYLFMHNFTLLIEGLSASIKKASAGELDVTLNAGADEELMELATSFNSLVGGMRELKEREKILGEKQKIPEEMENKDTLGDIFKFGVTLLKEGRLDDAAALFTTLTFLKPEGFGSYFNLGVIYARRREYEKSMDMFERALQANPGNELTIRYMEKIRKLQYGDETTGDEAPA
- a CDS encoding AIR synthase-related protein, with amino-acid sequence MSESRYRIEVYSTINDHRGGVLKAKLERLGCRVSAVTTTDNYLVNVELSRGEAESVGRMLANPVTQAYAINEPFVPARFRHALEIGFLPGVTDNVAHTVRESIEDLLKRRLDPETSVFTSISYFLDGEIAPEEVRRIGMELYNPLIQRIKALDAAEYSLAGGMGRALPLVHIHERPEADEVSLDLSEGELRRLGREGIPDADGSRRGPLALDMLSLEAIRRYFREDEKRNPTDIELESIAQTWSEHCKHTIFAARLDELDDGVFRRFIREATMRVRREKGADDFCVSVFEDNSGGIEFDDEYVVSDKVETHNSPSALDPFGGAITGIVGVNRDTMGFGMAARPIANRYGFCFADPFDERPLYRAKDEGSKLLSPRRIMEGVIHGVNVGGNCSGIPTPQGFVYFDDRYKGKPLVFVGTIGLLPKKVNGRPSTEKKAMPGDCIVMAGGRVGRDGIHGATFSSEALNSGSPATAVQIGDPITQKKMSDAIVKEAREKDLYHSITDNGAGGLSCSVAEMAKEAGGFEVELEKVPLKYPGLAPWQIWVSESQERMTLAVPPEKCNEFITLMESRGVEATIIGRFTGSPRGIVTYRGKKVFDLDMDFLHNGLPRKNLKTARPSKPAIIPDFPAPADMTGAFHAMLSRLNIAGFEFISTQYDHEVQANSAIKPLHGRGRVNALVSVIRPIPGSRKGVVLSQGLYPSYSEIDPYRMAACSIDTAVRNAVSAGGSLKRLALLDNFCWCDSDNPERLWQLREAAQACYDYAVAYGTPFISGKDSMYNDFRGFDENFDPVSISVPPTLLVSSIGIVGDVMLCQTMDFKFDGDYIYVIGNTYDETAGSEYTAMTAVMNDRRGALYGSEVPRVDAAANARLYGAFERALAGGLAASSVSVERGGLGIAMARSAMAGELGVNVDLALVPGGEALREDVILYSESQGRLIVSVAPGNCAAFEGLFAGLPCARIGRVTRDVAIIIRGCDGAPAVTSDVARCLESYRATFRNF
- a CDS encoding family 43 glycosylhydrolase, whose protein sequence is MKTSAFKSLKWREYDGNPIIEPPFPSPIIADPSFLTPAESPDGAWHLFAHSLMGIHHFTSGDGKTFTRLPGLVCGSAMRPFILRDGDRYYLYYERTRKHILWFSWLPIKWKSHIECRVSDDLMTWSDPVVILRPTLAWHRDAKFGQSVGNPCVVRHGKRYLLYYSASLVYIPDCGFNEPLYIGVAEGESPTGPFVPRPEPLISPSPQNTWRNLGAGAFKVARLEDGFAGFENGIYWNEKTRHSGSAILVFTSKDGINWKQTVAEPLVRPEGAGWKKSHVYALDARPLDKKTWHLYYNARSDWHWTRGRERIGLLIGSIPSEKA
- a CDS encoding HAMP domain-containing sensor histidine kinase gives rise to the protein MQKNRISILIADDEEKILSRLERILVKEGYTVGTASDGGTALRRLAGERYDIVLTDINMPDKNGFEVMEFIKNERIDTLSLVLTGYASVESAIRAMKLGAYDFIQKPVDAETLKLIIYRAAERVLLKRENERNMIELKKLNDLKDEFLTVVSHDLRSPLSSIGGYTNYLLKKGQLSDTQRSYLLIIREIADNLYSLVNELLDISKIEAGIIRLATEETDLTELIGTSINNFILLASDKNTAIHFHNLLDDPRAVIDRMKILQVVNNLINNAVKFTENGVIDVSAQRSDDDKAIVITVRDTGTGMTADTLKTIFEKYSFFSSEGTRGEGGTGLGLVICRRFIELHGGTVEAESAKGCGSVFRVSIPQERGK